AATGTTTGACCATTTGACATACCTTGTAATGCTTGAGACTGATGGAAAGAGCCATTTCCATTCATCAAAACTCTTTGATATAAGGGAACACCTTTAAGCTTAGTATCATTTTGGGCCTGACACTGCCAGTTAGCTTGATCAACTCCCTGAAATATGGGACGGCTGTGGACAGATTGTTCATAGTTGTCCATGTCCAACGAATTTTGAGTTAGCGAACAGCTAGGATTGTGAAAAAATGAATGAGAACCTGAGAAAGACATTGAAGCAGTAAACCCATCAGAATTTGTGCAAAATGTGCTGTAAGATTGAACACTTCTCCCATTGCTAGGGGAACCAGGAGCCTGTGGTGCATCTATAGCGGCACCAATAGGTAACAGAACATTTGGTAAGCTAAGAGAAAGATCAAGCGACTCCAACACCAGCTTTTCCTCTTTTGGCTTGCTAACACCAGATTGCTCTGCTTTTTCTGCCCTTTTAACAGGAGAGCTGGTGAATAACTCAAATCCCCTAATACTTGGTCCTTCCATATCATCTTCATCCTTGCAAGTTGGAACTTTTCTGGATTCTCTCTCACTCCATTTACCATCTTCAACAGAATCAGCAACAAGGGTTGGGAAAAAAGCCACACTTTTGCCTTTATCCTTCAAATTTTGGCCTGAATCCTCTGCAATCAGACCAGTGTCCACTTCAGCCCCTCCATTATCCTCATTAACTTCTTTATTTGACTCTGCCACTTCAACATCCTCCATCTTTGCCTCAAGATCAATACCCTTCTCTTGGCTACTTTTCTCTTCCAAATGTGCTGGCTTCTCAATTACCACTTCCCGACTATCATCCTCCTTCGACTCAATTGGTTCCTTAAAACAATGATCCCCCTCACCCCCTTCATCACCATCCACATTGCCAACTTTGTCTTCAGTAACACTATTatcatttgaattcttttcacACTTCTGCATCTCATCAACTTCTTTCCCACCTTTTCCCTCTGAAACACCTGCTTTATCAGGTTCCTTTTCTACCTTATTTACTTGATCATTTGCCTCTCTTTCAGGCTCAACCTCCCCGTGATCAACAGAGGGAACATCCTCTCGCCCTCCTTTTTCATTATCATTTTCATCTTCCTTGACAACTTGATGAACTGGTTCAGGTTCAGGTTCCGGCTCAAGCTCCCCTTCTTCCATTTCGCTACTACTTCCACTAGACACACTCTTTGCCTCCATTTCAATGCTCTTACTCCCACTAGCAACGCTCTTCACCTCCATTTCAGTGCTCTTGGCCTCCAATTCACTCTTCTTTCCCACCTCCACGCTTTTTGATTGTTCACTTCCTGAATCCTTTGACCATGTTGGTGATGACCTCGACTTTGAAGTTGATGATTTCCCCTTCCCCTCATCCCTCCCACCACCACCTCTCACCAACCTAGTTTGCTCACTCCCCGAATCCCTTGACCATGTGGGCGACCTCACATCCCTCAATCCCTTGGGAGAAGACCTAGTAGCAGCACTTATTCTCTCCTCATTTGCACTCCTACTACCTCTAACGTCATCAAACTCCTTACTCCCACTACCAAATCTTCTCCAAGATGAGACGCTGCCTTCTCTTCTGGACCTGTCCCTCTCAGACCTAAACCCTTTCGGAAACTCCCTCCGGGACCCACAGAAACTCTCAGATCGATGGATACTTCTATCACTGCCACCAGCCACTCCACCTCCACTTCCACTATACCCATCTCTACCACTATACCTATCAAACCCTACACCTGCCCCTTTTCTCCTATCAAAGCTATCGACATCGTGATCCGACCTCTTCCGAACCATCCTGGAGCTCTCCCGACTATCATCATCCATAGATCGATCCCTATCATACCTGCTCGACGAAGATGAAGTGGACATCAATCCCTTCCGTACATTATCGGATTTGTAATAAAAGCTTCGAGACGATCGACTGGGATTGGAATCTTTGGCAGAGCTCTTCTCATTATAGGAATCGAGATCATCACTCGACCTCAGTCTCTTCATTTCGAAACTCCttcaaaattttacttttgaCAACAAAAAAAACACAACAATAAGAACAGCAGCTAAACATCCAAATCTTGTAAAGCAAGATTGAGCTTAGAAACCCTAAATTTTATACCTTGTAAGCTAAATAATTGCACGTCTAATACAttaaaaaagcaaaaataactgaaaaGCAAGGATTCACATGGCACCTTCAGCTTAAGTTTTGCAGAAGATTCGAACCAgatcaataaaaaaaacaaattaggGTTTCGAAATGCTATGTCTGATTCTCAAACTGAACAACCAAAAATGAGCTACAGGGAGAAAAAAAGTTCTAATGACAGAAACTACCATACAAATCACAAACAAGAAACGAAAATCAAACAGAAGTCAGAAAATTTAGGCTTgtgactctctctctctctctttctctgttCACTAGCCTAAAATCTAGTATAATTTACGGAATTAAATCGAAGGATGTTTTAGACGGTGACCGGATAGAGGAGCCGGAGGAGGAAACCGGCGAGCGGAGCGGAGGGTGGGTTAGGTGCTGAGAGAAGAGAGGAAAAGAATAGAAGGTGAGGTCATAATAGGAAAAAGGggcaaaaaagaaaaggaaatgcGGGAGAAAGAAGAGGATTTTGATTTGCTTTTATGTGCGTCAACGCAGTTTAACTCTGCTACTGTTGTTGCACTTGGAAGGTTGGCTACGCAAAGCTGCCATACAAAAAatcagtttttatttttattttattaagtaaatttttaaaaattaatattttattattttaaattcaattatttaattattttactctTTTTCACATAATTCATAAATAAATCTTGGTTAATTGCTCTCATATTCCACAGATTTTATTTGGATAGATTTCTCATCAGATTTATCaatcaattattttaaataatataaaaatatattgaaaatattttttagaatagatttcttgtaaaataaataaaaataaaataattaatagaataattaggggaatattaaataattaaggtTTGCTTTTTGACGTCATAAAAATCCTTAACTTTTTGTTGCTGCAagcaatttgaaaaataaaatagttgaTCGATGATGTGTGGGTTTGGTGTGATCAGAGCCGTTGCATTGAGAATGGGACCCACCTGGTGGGGACATTATTCAAAAGGAAAGACCATACGTGTAACTTGTCCTTGTAGAGGTGAGATCTACACAAGAAGAGTCAAAGCCAGATTTGGGGCTAATTGACCTGGAGAAGAGAAAAGACTGATTTACTCCAAAAGAAAATGATAGTCCATTATAAACAATTCTTGGTAAATAAACTCAAGATTTAAActctaataattttcatttttttaaattttaatattgatttttatattattttatataattacatCATCTCAAATtcctttaaatatataaatagataCAAATTCATACTAAACTgatgtataaataataataaatttatattctttaaattataaatcgaTACAAACTCatattaaatctattaaaaattttaatcgattaaattaaattaaatcgattcgatttaaattaattttttttaattttatttgattttttataaatatttattttaatttttaatttaattaatttaattagattttaaatcgaatcgataattattttttcaccCAACAATAATAAATAGATGTCAATAAGAAGAAGATACCAAGAAGTTTCCAAGCACATATTCTTAGTTTGGTTGCTTTCATTTCATAAATGAAGAGTACTTGCCAACTAAAATGGGAATGTTAGGTATTAGGAAGTAGGGGAAGTAGTATTCGggttaaatcgaaaaaatcgatcgaatcgaattaattttaaaatttggtttggttttttattcaattcgattcgattcgatttttaattttaaaaattttggttatgtaataataatatgttattttcaataatatagaaaagttaaattatattaaaattaaaatattttaattaaattttaaaatattaaaaataaagcgtaaaaaataaaaaaattattaaaaatcgaaattgatcaaactgaataaaatcgaaccgaattagatcagtttggttcaatttgatttctgactaaaatcaatttgatttgatttttataaatattaaaattttaacttttaatttattcaatttaattcgattttgaaccgaaccgaccgaatgttcACCAGGAAAAGCATTATCACCGCACAatacaaaaggaaaaaaaaaaaaaaaaaaaaaactaatgagGATGCTTCATGAATAATCATACACTACTCCTGCTTTACATAATCTGATAGAATAGcaaatacatataaaaataaataataatacataattaattgattttaaataatttaaatatttttaaaattcatatttgtatcgtaattttttaattctagaCGTGGATCACAATTTAACCGTAAGTTTAAATCTATTTagagtaaaatttattaaataaaataatgcaaatttttttgtcaaattatgatcatattcaaattaaatcataaatttgACATAGCTCACAATTAAATCATAGTTAAGTTtaattaaaacctcttaaataaaagaaaaaattcaaaaaaaattaattaaattaaatttttacaaattcTTTTActctaaaaaaaagtaaatgaaTTGATACCcttcattatattttttttctttcatcttcTCAATAACTAAATATCAAAattcatatataataaaaatctatAATCCCACTTGATTTACCTTAAAacccattttaaaaattatatttattaaagtattcttaactaataatttaaaatttgaaatgcaCAATTGATGTCTGTTATTTTAACATGCTTAATTTAAGAGACAAAATTTTCTTCCGTCATTATTCAAACTTAAATTTTCTTCccaaaaaatattaatcaataagaaaaagataattatttaCTAATATACTTAATAGCATactagaattaattaataattgattttatttacaCATGTTTAAATATGAGATAAGAGAAGTGATAAATAAAGTTGTGTTGGGATTGGTTAGACTTACAAGACATAGAACGTGTGGTAATGGATGTCCACGGTATTAGAATCCTAGAATACCAGGgctaaaactataattttttaacaatagAGTTTTTGAGAAATAATATTGGGATAAATTAGTATGAAATAGAAGAAAGCTAAGGACCGTGACATATATTTGTAATTTCCTTTAGATTAGTTATTTAGGAGGTGTGTCATTTGAGACATATTGATGTCTGTTCCTACCACAAGTCATTTTGTTCCTAAAACTCTTTAGGGGGAGTGATTAGTTAGTCACCAGCAAGGGTTGGACCCAGTTGGCTACTGTAGGCCTATAGAGTTCCTGAGTTGTGCCTTCACTCCCTATAAACCGTCCCCCCTGTCTACAAAGGAGGTAAGAATTATTTTAATGGTTGTGTTGATAATAATGTATTATTACCATTTTGtccctaaaataaaataagtagcctatttatgaattctcatgttcggttcttttttttttatgcatattgtGAGGCTTTTGAATAAATGTTGCATGTTGGTCTCATTGTTCGCTCATATAACCTTGACTAATTAGGTTGTTCATACCCACAAAGTATTGAGTGATACTTAAAACTGACTTGACTTGAAGATGTTCAAATCAAGTGTTGTACGATCCCAAATGAGTGTCAAAATGCTGGCCCGTGACAGTTTGTATAAGAACAAAGTTGCAATCAGTGAACAATGCAAAAGAATACGATGGAATGTTAGTGGGACATCTAATGCCTTTGAGAGAAGAGGCTGGAAAGCTCTGTGCTCGGTGAAGTGAATGTCCCACCTAAGATGGGCAGCATAAGTGCTAATGTGTACTACCTTATGTGAAAACTATAAGATTAGTGCCTTGAGGCGCAGGGGGAACAACAAACATTTGGCAATAATAGCCATGTTATATTGGGATGCTACATGCTCCATTAGGTACACTattgggagagagagagtaatGACCTAGTTCTGCACACCCCATTAACTTGTGTCTCTTGGAGAGAGAGTAATGACTAGGTGTTGCACACTCCTTCTAGTGGCATCTAAAGAGAGTATAGTGATCCTATGGCTGAAAAATTAAGCGTAGGTGAGCTAATGGTTCTTGAATCCGCTTAAGAATATCGAGATtaacacattcaaaatttgaggCAGTGGCCTCCTTGAATAAAAGTGAAGCAATGGCCTTCTGAGGTAAAATTAAGGAAGTGGCCTTCTTGAATAAAAAGCGAGGCAGTGGCCTCCTGAGATAAATTTGAGGTAGTAGCCTCCTTGAATAAAATTGAGGCAATGCCTCTCGTGTATTCTGCTAGAATTGTGTAAAAACATTGAATGCGGCATGCGAAAGCCTATGGGATTACTTAGGAAATGAACTGGATGATCAAATAACAATGAGGAAATTGCAGACTAGTTCCTACGAGAGAGCCAATGAAGCAGGCCAGGCTGAAACTAATGGTGAGAGTTGCTAGCCAATCCTAAGGCGGATACTTATGAGGTAGGCAATGTTGGTAGACAATGTTGGAAGCCTAGAAAAACAAATCTTGATGCGATGCAGGTGATGTGTGGGAGGTAAATGATTTCCTCtccattataaatttatttcttgaTGCTATTGAAAATTGTTATTGTGTAGACAGGTTGAAAGTTGTATCCAAGTGTTGGATCAACAAGACTTGCCAAGATGGGAAGCTGAAAAGGAGATTCTATGGAAAGGGATGTCTAACTCACACCCACAAGATAGTGAAGAGAACATGCATATTCAATTTTACTTTAAGAATGCGGCATTTAATTCTCGAAAGAGTTGGTAAACTCCAATATTGAGTTCGTAAGAAAAGTATGCAAATGAaattttcacctctcattggtAACATAAAGATGTATTGGGACTTATTGGGTTGGATGATTTCTAGAGATGGTTAAAACCTGAGACAAAAATGAGTGTTAAAAAGATATGAAGAAGAGTTGCACAGTGTCAGTGATAGCCAAGAGTTAGTCAGTTAGGGTAACACTGAGTTGAAGAAAAGTTCAACTCTCAGTATCTCATTATTAGCAACCCAAACAGAGGAATCAAAACGATAAGTGGGGGAGCCACTAAAAGGGTCAAACATGATATAAGGCATAATGTGTGTTAATCAAAGTAAGCTGGAGTGAAGGCGACAAAGGAAAATTTGATAAATGGAACATTAGGAAGGTGGAGCCGTTAAGCATTGTGAAATTCTCTCCATGGAAAAAGCTACATTAGGTTATAAATTGCATATGTAGAAGTGCATAAGAGGATGAAAGAACCTTGTAGAGAAATAGAGGAAAACCAAAAAGGGGGAAAACATGTAATAGGAATTAAAGAGTTATCCAATGTGGATGACTTATGCATTCTTGTTTTCCCAGATTAGTGTTATTCACGTATAAAACTATATTGAGCTGCTAATATTAAAAAAGGTGAAGCACTCGAGGCTTTCATGGACATTGTAATTACAATTAATCCGATGAGTGATGCAATAGTTATAATGCTGATATAAAAGGGGATGAAGGGAAAATCAAGAAAAGTATGAAATTCTAATCCTAAGGGAAGGAGCCAGTCTGGTGATGGTATCTTTTGACAATGATCAGGGGAAAGAGATTTTTAATTTCCTCCTGAAAACtcaaaggaagaaaaaagagtCGAAATGAGTTTGTGAGAAGGGATCGAGACTTATCGATATGAGTATCAAGGTGAAAGTAATGTAGAGTTGCAAGTACTAGGGTTGTTGACTAATGTGCAGTTGGTACAATCACGTTGAGGCCGAGATTAAGGGTGCAATAAgacaaaataagagaaaatgagGTAGTTCAACTCAATACATGGAGTATTGTGGTATGTTCTTGAGGTATTCATTCAATTGGGGACTTAGAAAGGTGTAATAGATTTGATGAGAACCCTCTTAATGATTTGAGATGTCAACAATGATGGATTTTCTCAAAGACAATAAAGTTTATCTCTATTTCAATTGGTGAATACCTCTGATAAGGGAGAGAGTATTTGGCATGGAGTAAGAAGAGTCTAGTAGTTACTCAATATAAGTGGGTCAAGAGTAAGCTTAACATCGATTATCGATATATAAGGCTAATCATAGCATTGATATTGTTAGTTTCTGAGTCCAT
This region of Manihot esculenta cultivar AM560-2 chromosome 10, M.esculenta_v8, whole genome shotgun sequence genomic DNA includes:
- the LOC110625343 gene encoding protein OBERON 4, with amino-acid sequence MKRLRSSDDLDSYNEKSSAKDSNPSRSSRSFYYKSDNVRKGLMSTSSSSSRYDRDRSMDDDSRESSRMVRKRSDHDVDSFDRRKGAGVGFDRYSGRDGYSGSGGGVAGGSDRSIHRSESFCGSRREFPKGFRSERDRSRREGSVSSWRRFGSGSKEFDDVRGSRSANEERISAATRSSPKGLRDVRSPTWSRDSGSEQTRLVRGGGGRDEGKGKSSTSKSRSSPTWSKDSGSEQSKSVEVGKKSELEAKSTEMEVKSVASGSKSIEMEAKSVSSGSSSEMEEGELEPEPEPEPVHQVVKEDENDNEKGGREDVPSVDHGEVEPEREANDQVNKVEKEPDKAGVSEGKGGKEVDEMQKCEKNSNDNSVTEDKVGNVDGDEGGEGDHCFKEPIESKEDDSREVVIEKPAHLEEKSSQEKGIDLEAKMEDVEVAESNKEVNEDNGGAEVDTGLIAEDSGQNLKDKGKSVAFFPTLVADSVEDGKWSERESRKVPTCKDEDDMEGPSIRGFELFTSSPVKRAEKAEQSGVSKPKEEKLVLESLDLSLSLPNVLLPIGAAIDAPQAPGSPSNGRSVQSYSTFCTNSDGFTASMSFSGSHSFFHNPSCSLTQNSLDMDNYEQSVHSRPIFQGVDQANWQCQAQNDTKLKGVPLYQRVLMNGNGSFHQSQALQGMSNGQTLQGSSKMANGLERQLSFHKQLSGGQSRNPEETGSPSHSVGSHEIGTNYSLEKKRAMREKHGGSLYRSNSQKEQEQLLIGGADFVESIISRIVSDPIHATARKFHEMTGQSASLVKESIREIMLNVDKQGQLYAFQSALENRSDLTLGVLLKSHRFHLEILVALKTGLREYLQVDNNISSSDLAEVFLNLRCRNLACRSPLPVDECDCKVCGKKNGFCSACMCLVCSKFDMAYQTCSWVGCDVCLHWCHADCALRESNIRNGRSANGAQGTSEVQFHCVACDHPSEMFGFVKEVFQNFAKTWTAETFCKELEYVKRIFSASKDFRGRRLHEIANRMLEKLANKANISEVYSNIMGFLTESESSKFGNPSGISEKERGNGSNGGIAGPSQESSWLKSVYSEKAPKLERSSSFLPSFHTELNDKRPVESELERSAQKEPIFDELESIVRIKQAEAKMFQARADDARREAEGLKRIALAKNEKVEEEYRSRITKLRLVETEEMRKQKYEEFKTLERAHQEYFSMKMRMEADIKDLLLKMEATKRNLAM